The following are encoded in a window of Armatimonadota bacterium genomic DNA:
- the nuoI gene encoding NADH-quinone oxidoreductase subunit NuoI has product MSTTMAVALRQVLGLLRGLGVTLRVLARPPVTVLYPERKPPVEPRFKGRHWLTRYADGLERCIGCELCVIVCPSQAIFVQAAENTPEHQVSRGERYAADFQINMLRCIFCGFCEEACPTGAIVLGHDYELAGPSRAALIYTKPMLTEPYPGASGRDPHREV; this is encoded by the coding sequence GTGAGCACGACCATGGCGGTGGCCCTGCGGCAGGTGCTGGGGCTTCTCCGGGGGCTGGGGGTGACCCTGCGCGTCCTGGCGCGTCCCCCGGTGACGGTGCTCTACCCGGAGCGGAAGCCTCCGGTGGAGCCGCGCTTCAAGGGGCGGCACTGGCTGACCCGGTACGCAGACGGGCTGGAGCGGTGCATTGGCTGCGAGCTGTGCGTCATCGTCTGCCCCTCCCAGGCCATCTTCGTCCAGGCGGCGGAGAACACTCCCGAGCACCAGGTCAGCCGCGGGGAGCGCTACGCCGCCGACTTCCAGATCAACATGCTGCGCTGCATTTTCTGCGGCTTCTGCGAGGAGGCGTGCCCCACGGGGGCCATCGTCCTGGGGCACGACTACGAGCTGGCCGGCCCCAGCCGGGCGGCGCTGATCTACACCAAGCCCATGCTCACCGAGCCGTATCCCGGGGCCAGCGGCCGCGACCCCCACCGGGAGGTGTGA
- a CDS encoding NADH-quinone oxidoreductase subunit J, with the protein MEPVLFIIFAALALAGGLGVVASARAIHSALALLMVLGALAGLYLLLGAQFIAVLQVIVYAGAIVVLFLFVIMLLHMATGEPPTRGLRPWRAGATLVAAFFLAGVLFASLRAPGLADPAPAPPEGFGSTEAVGRLLFTRFLLPFELASVVLLVGIVAAVVLAKGALVLRVPARPPSEVEAKAEAVPR; encoded by the coding sequence ATGGAACCCGTCCTCTTCATCATCTTTGCCGCGCTGGCCCTGGCCGGCGGACTGGGTGTGGTCGCCTCCGCCCGGGCCATCCACAGCGCGCTGGCGCTGCTAATGGTTCTGGGCGCGCTGGCCGGACTCTACCTGCTGCTGGGGGCGCAGTTCATCGCTGTCCTCCAGGTGATCGTCTACGCCGGCGCCATCGTTGTCCTCTTCCTCTTCGTCATCATGCTGCTGCACATGGCCACCGGCGAGCCCCCCACCCGAGGTCTGCGGCCCTGGCGGGCCGGGGCCACCCTGGTTGCCGCCTTCTTCCTGGCCGGGGTGCTCTTCGCCTCCCTGCGGGCCCCCGGTCTGGCGGATCCGGCGCCGGCCCCGCCGGAGGGCTTTGGCAGCACCGAGGCCGTGGGACGACTGCTCTTCACTCGCTTCCTCCTGCCGTTCGAGCTGGCCTCCGTGGTGCTCCTGGTGGGGATTGTCGCCGCGGTGGTCCTGGCCAAGGGGGCTCTGGTGCTGCGGGTCCCCGCGCGCCCGCCGTCTGAGGTGGAGGCGAAGGCGGAGGCGGTGCCGCGGTGA
- the nuoK gene encoding NADH-quinone oxidoreductase subunit NuoK translates to MPLPAYLVLGALLFSLGAVGVLVRRNALIVFMSIELMLNAVNLTFVALSRHLPSMDGQLAVFFTIVVAGVEVVVGLAIIVEIFRSRATVDLDEVRLLRG, encoded by the coding sequence GTGCCCCTGCCGGCCTACCTGGTGCTGGGTGCCCTCCTCTTCTCCCTGGGTGCGGTGGGGGTACTGGTGCGGCGCAACGCGTTAATTGTCTTCATGTCCATCGAGCTGATGCTGAACGCAGTGAACCTGACGTTCGTCGCCCTCAGCCGCCATCTGCCGTCCATGGACGGGCAGCTGGCGGTATTCTTCACCATCGTTGTGGCCGGGGTGGAGGTGGTGGTGGGGCTGGCCATCATTGTAGAGATCTTCCGCTCCCGGGCCACGGTCGACCTGGACGAGGTCCGCCTGCTCCGTGGCTAG
- the nuoL gene encoding NADH-quinone oxidoreductase subunit L, whose translation MASFAWTIPLWPALGWLVLGLVGGRLPRGAVALVGCGSVALAAAAATSAWLTFPGAPAQRTFYTWIAAGAFRVEAGLLLDRLSLVMSLVVSSVGLLIHIYSVGYMAGDRAYSRYFAYLNLFMASMLLLVLGKNLLVFFVGWELVGLCSYLLIGFWFDRERAASSGRKAFVVNRIGDAAFLVGILLLWTQLGTLDLRAIGAQARTLSASVMVAASLLLFAGATGKSAQLPLYTWLPDAMEGPTPVSALIHAATMVTAGVYMIARLFPLFTHPVTLSVVATVGAATAFFAATVALVEWDMKRVMAYSTISQLGYMFLAMGTLAPAAGIFHLTTHAFFKALLFLAAGSVMHAMDNVVDMRALGGLAPRLRYTTGTFVIGALALAGIPPFAGFFSKDLILEKAWEHAAAGGSLLPFLLGLVTALVTAVYITRATRYTFFDRPRREAHPHEAPPVMLWPMLALASLSLGGGLLGARTVGAPLLKFLGLQFAVRAPHAAAPGLSAPTLAVLAAVAGVVVGWLGYRDRRDPDLGWVAHLFRRHWYLLDLYDGVLVPAARHLALLLAGPVDLGLIDRAVNGIGALAAAGARGLRQLQTGYIRQYAAVILVGAILIMAYWVAR comes from the coding sequence GTGGCTAGCTTTGCCTGGACGATTCCCCTGTGGCCGGCCCTGGGCTGGCTGGTGCTGGGCCTGGTGGGAGGGCGGCTGCCGCGGGGTGCCGTGGCGCTGGTGGGATGCGGCAGCGTGGCCCTGGCCGCAGCGGCGGCCACGAGCGCCTGGCTGACCTTTCCCGGGGCCCCGGCGCAGCGGACCTTCTACACATGGATCGCCGCGGGCGCCTTCAGGGTGGAGGCGGGGCTGCTGCTGGACCGCCTCTCCCTGGTGATGTCGCTGGTGGTGAGCAGCGTGGGGCTGCTCATCCACATCTACTCCGTCGGCTACATGGCCGGGGACCGAGCCTACAGCCGCTACTTCGCCTACCTGAACCTCTTCATGGCCTCCATGCTGCTGCTGGTGCTGGGGAAGAACCTCCTGGTCTTCTTCGTGGGGTGGGAGCTGGTGGGGCTGTGCTCCTACCTGCTGATCGGGTTCTGGTTCGATCGGGAGCGCGCGGCCAGCAGCGGGCGCAAGGCCTTCGTGGTCAACCGCATCGGCGACGCCGCGTTCCTGGTGGGGATCCTGCTGCTGTGGACCCAGCTGGGGACGCTGGATCTGCGGGCGATCGGCGCGCAGGCCCGGACGCTCTCTGCTTCGGTGATGGTGGCGGCGTCGCTGCTCCTCTTTGCCGGGGCCACGGGGAAGTCGGCGCAGCTGCCGCTGTACACCTGGCTGCCCGACGCCATGGAGGGCCCCACCCCCGTCTCAGCCCTGATCCACGCGGCCACCATGGTCACCGCCGGGGTCTACATGATCGCCCGCCTCTTCCCGCTGTTCACCCACCCGGTGACGCTGTCGGTGGTGGCCACGGTGGGAGCGGCTACCGCGTTCTTTGCTGCCACCGTCGCCCTGGTGGAGTGGGATATGAAGCGGGTGATGGCCTACTCCACCATCAGCCAGCTGGGCTATATGTTCCTGGCCATGGGCACGCTGGCCCCCGCCGCCGGCATCTTCCACCTGACCACCCACGCCTTCTTCAAGGCGCTGCTCTTCCTGGCCGCCGGCAGCGTCATGCACGCCATGGACAACGTGGTGGACATGCGCGCCCTGGGCGGTCTGGCCCCCCGCCTGCGATACACCACGGGAACCTTCGTCATCGGCGCTCTGGCCCTGGCGGGCATCCCGCCGTTTGCCGGCTTCTTCAGCAAGGACCTGATCCTGGAGAAGGCGTGGGAGCACGCCGCAGCCGGGGGGAGCTTGCTGCCGTTCCTTCTGGGGCTGGTCACGGCGCTGGTGACGGCGGTCTATATCACGCGGGCCACGCGCTACACCTTCTTCGACCGGCCCCGCCGGGAGGCGCACCCCCATGAGGCCCCGCCGGTGATGCTGTGGCCCATGCTCGCCCTCGCCAGCCTCAGCCTGGGCGGCGGACTGCTGGGCGCGCGAACGGTGGGCGCGCCACTGCTGAAGTTCCTGGGGCTGCAGTTCGCCGTGCGCGCGCCGCATGCGGCGGCACCCGGGCTGTCTGCCCCGACGCTGGCGGTCCTCGCTGCCGTGGCCGGGGTGGTCGTCGGCTGGCTCGGCTACCGTGACCGGCGCGATCCCGACCTGGGCTGGGTGGCTCACCTGTTCCGCCGCCACTGGTACCTGCTGGATCTCTACGACGGGGTGCTCGTCCCCGCAGCCAGGCACCTGGCGCTGCTTCTGGCCGGCCCGGTGGATCTGGGCCTGATCGACCGCGCGGTTAACGGGATCGGGGCGCTGGCCGCCGCAGGGGCCCGGGGACTGCGCCAGCTGCAGACCGGCTACATCCGGCAGTATGCGGCGGTCA
- the nuoH gene encoding NADH-quinone oxidoreductase subunit NuoH, with translation MIPLLVEAGIKSAVLLLALLTATAYLTLLERRLLGRFQLRYGPNRAGPLGLLQPLADGVKLLFKESFVPAQVDPIVYWLAPAISMVAALFVYVVIPFGPAVVLFGRTIPLVLADVNVGILLVLAASSIGVYGIILGGWSASNKYSLLGALRSSAQLISYELTLGLGVIAVVLLAGSLSMVRIVEAQRELWFAFRFPYGTVAFLLFLVAGVAETNRAPFDLPEAEQELIAGYQTEYGGFKFAMFYIGEYMSVITISALVATLFLGGWYGPPLAGRWLPGPFWVILKILAGVFFFIWLRATLPRVRHDQLMALGWKVLLPAGFLNVLLAAVVVALRGA, from the coding sequence GTGATCCCTCTCCTGGTGGAGGCTGGCATCAAGAGCGCTGTCCTGCTGCTGGCGCTGCTCACGGCTACCGCCTACCTGACTCTGCTGGAGCGCCGGCTCCTGGGGAGGTTCCAGCTGCGATACGGGCCCAACCGCGCCGGGCCGCTGGGCCTGCTCCAGCCGCTGGCCGACGGGGTGAAGCTGCTCTTCAAAGAGAGCTTCGTCCCCGCGCAGGTGGATCCCATAGTCTACTGGCTGGCCCCGGCGATCTCCATGGTGGCGGCGCTGTTCGTCTACGTGGTCATCCCCTTCGGCCCCGCCGTGGTGCTCTTCGGGCGGACCATCCCCCTGGTGCTGGCCGATGTGAACGTGGGCATCCTTCTGGTGCTGGCCGCCTCCTCCATCGGCGTCTACGGCATCATCCTGGGCGGGTGGTCGGCCAGTAACAAGTACTCCCTCCTGGGGGCGCTGCGCAGCAGCGCGCAGCTCATCTCCTACGAGCTGACCCTGGGGCTTGGGGTCATTGCCGTGGTCCTGCTGGCCGGGTCCCTGTCCATGGTGAGAATCGTAGAGGCGCAGCGGGAGCTCTGGTTCGCCTTCCGCTTCCCTTACGGGACGGTGGCTTTCCTCCTGTTCCTGGTCGCCGGGGTGGCGGAGACCAACCGCGCTCCCTTCGACCTGCCGGAGGCGGAACAGGAGCTGATCGCCGGCTACCAGACCGAGTACGGCGGGTTCAAGTTCGCCATGTTTTACATCGGCGAGTACATGTCAGTGATCACCATCAGCGCTCTTGTGGCCACCCTCTTTTTGGGCGGCTGGTACGGCCCGCCGCTAGCGGGGAGGTGGCTGCCGGGCCCCTTCTGGGTGATCCTGAAGATCCTGGCCGGCGTCTTCTTCTTCATCTGGCTGCGGGCGACGCTGCCCCGGGTGCGGCACGACCAGCTCATGGCCCTGGGCTGGAAGGTGCTGCTCCCCGCGGGCTTCCTGAACGTGCTGCTGGCCGCCGTGGTGGTGGCGCTGCGGGGGGCGTAG